In the genome of Rhopalosiphum padi isolate XX-2018 chromosome 1, ASM2088224v1, whole genome shotgun sequence, the window GTTCCAATTTCAAtgagtacaatatattttttagtcttgttccataaatttaaaagtgtctCAAACCGAGTTTTAATATCTGGTAGTTCAAACATGGTGTAAGCAGATACGACAAGATCAAACTTCAACTGaggacaaaaaaaattacacaagcaattattatttttaaacataaaattaatgtaggtaatataatatagtccatACATTTGGTGAAGCTGGTAAAAATTGTCTGTAAAACAGACCTTTAGGCAATATATCCTCATTATTTGGATTACCCTCTTGCAAAATAAGTTTTGCCAGATCATTCATAGTCGATGAAGTGTCCacacaataatattcttttaatgaGTTTCCCCAGAAATTTTTtgcatttctataaatattttagagaaccagaataaaacaattaagtcTAAAGAAAGCTCTAAGTTAATGTCAGCGTAACATTAGCTgtctttatttttcaaatacttaaatcATTCTTTGCATTTTTACTGAAAGGAGCAACTATATAACCTATTACCATATTTACTAAAAAGGTATTAAACTAATGTCTAATTTGTTTATTCTTTCAATATTTCAGTTATAATCACCTGAAGTTATTctaacaaatattgaaaaaattataaataaggcTATACATTAAGACCttctaagtaaataatttaatatattgtacttaccTATTTTCTGCTGGTTGGCTactaaatgaatttttttataagcagtaTAAGCAGTATATGATAGatagacaataaaatatgttacgcTGACGTCTTCCTTAGTAAAAAAAGTAAAGGAAACATACAAGGTAACTGTACCAATACCAGAACCAAAATCAAAAAGGGACTCTGGTGTAAAATTTGGATCTCTCTGTTGTAATTcactaaatattgttttcacaACATTATATTCTGGAGCAATACGAGACAGCAGATACTGATGGCatacatgtttattattgtaatcaattGGTCTCCAATTGTACGTCCTTTGCGCAACAAGTCTTTCTACACGGTTGTTTATGAatctttcaaattttatttgttgCTCTTCACTCATGTTTTCATTGTAATCTGAAACCCCacatttattctttataattaatatagaaaataaataatagtgaaactgttttataaatatatattaatataaaatattatgtatcataccatgggttaataataatactatactcgTTGTAAACATTACATTTCAAAGAGTATTGAAaagaaactttaaatactttatatttagcaatctataactaataaaagtaattaatacctaacagataacatttttttgtatgataAGTTTCTaccaattttatacaatttaatatttatacggaatattttttattattttcagcaATTCTGATGAATTCACTTAATGTAGATATTCAAAAGTGGaatttactgttttatttaataaactaggattgtagaattaaaattatatctacaaCTTACTGGACAAATActggaaattaaaataaaatatgtaatataaattactaataatatattataagataaataatattttcatttactcaaaatgtacatacattttttttccaattcaaCTCTGTTTTGCTGCTTTTTTTCCATTAATTCTCTTTGTTCTACAGGACTGTGTCTGCTGTATAGATAGTTTAACAGTAGCTGTCCATCACTCATCACATTTTTCAATTGTCCACCAGCTAAAATAAAACGTAGCAATAGGAGATCCTcctcaattatatatttaaaaaaaaaaaaaattgggacataatgctatattatgtgtgtattaaaTGTTCTAACCTTTGATAGTTTTTAGGACAGTATTAGTCAAGTCATCTGGAAAAGGTTTGGCGTTGAGGGAACATCTTCCAGGATGTTTCCTAGCTTTGATTTCTTCACGTAATACCATCTGACGTACATCTTCATTGAAAATTGTAGTCAATTTCGTTTTGGTGGCGtactaaaaacagtaaaaacgcaaataaaattaaaacgaaaaaaaagtcGACGTCAAGTCATTAGGGGACTACAGAGTCGTTTTAAATGCTAACatagtatgattattatttgtaaatcgtTTGTACTTACGGATCTCTTGAAAAAAGCTACGCAGCAACTGGACATCGTGTACCGGGAAGTTcgtgaatttttcaaaattaaggtTTCCTGCGCGCTGCATGAAATGCTTATCAGTTATCAACCGGCGGCAGTGTTAACGTTTTATCAGCGGCCCCTTCGCGGCGGCGTTTCTCCTCCACGGCTTTTGTTCTTTCCTTAATTTTGATTTCCAATCATTTATCAACATTCCCATTCACGACAACTTATATCGATTGGAGTTTACGCGAGTCGCAAACGGCGGGCAATTCAATTGGCTTTGTAATCGTTCTGGAAACTTATAATTTTGAGTGTCCGGATCCGCGGGCACGCGATTACAGTCGGATCACGAGAGGTAAAGCAAAAAGATGAAATTCGCCGAGCATTTGGCCGCTCACATCACACCCGAGTGGAGAAAACAATACATCAGTTATGAAGTAggtcaaaatgtttttaacaatacatacgagaatataatatgttatgatgtACAACAGTattacttgtttaaaataatattttttgtgatattttacgtatttataatcTGTTGCGTTTTGCAGGAGATGAAGGAAATGTTGTACGCTGCTATCGAACAGGTGCCAGCGCCCGAACAAGTGGACCCTGATTCGCTTTCACGATATTATGccaaatttgatgaaaaatttttcagtttttgtgACAAAGAACTGGCTAAAATCAACACGTTCTATTCAGGTTTCGAACAGCATTTATGATTTCGTTTGACACCTTCCTCTGTGTGTGTTTACCCCAATAATAAAGTTGACTCGATTCCCATCACTTGAAACCTGCTGCTATATTCATCAAttcacatcataatattatatcacttgTGCATGTTACGGTTGCATGTACATTAGAATAGTGTGTGAGGGTGTACCAATTAACACTCTTCCAACTACACAGTATAGTTTTGTGTTCATACAGTGTGCCATAtgtacattcatattatatgtttcacCTAATATTGTGAACTAGTACCGATTTACCATGCACaagttagaatttattatttttcaattttagagtataatattttttatacaatctcTATTAATTGAActggattatttattatttttaccaaataaataatgactattcattattaaattatataattttactaactaattatataatagtaaaatacatatacctagCACTTACGTATCTTTAcagttaaataacttatataaaaaattaacctaaaagcatatttcagtattttagtTACAATTATATCTATTCATAGTtcctagttataattttatagtatgttattatgttgaatttattaagtttctaaaagtaaatattaaaatttatagattttttgttgttgtatttttatatatttatatttaatataattattcaattgttatttttattagttattcatgaatttattttagtataattaatcattaaattttcaCAAAAGTCTGATAcacaaatatagtatttttattgagttttaatttaaatttgtattcattattttatatttaattacttattttaaattacttgtgcaccgtaaattatttttaatatttaattcaacatATTAATAGCATACCCATTAAAACTTTTCATCTATCTCTAATTTACTCTTACCAAAAATCATATACCTAAATTACTCGCAAAATCTaataacctataataaatacattaattattattcatattatgtattgattatCGATACAAAATGTAACACAAGAACAAGATAGAATAtatctgtttaatattatatttttaaattgcatcaAAAACAGTAAAACAATGAAAGTTAATTTAAGttcatgataaattaataacttacatATTGAAAGAAGCACTTAATTATCACATTCTTCAAAATTTTGTTATagaatgtgtttatatttttcaaatcctTTTGTTatgattagtaatttattatcaacatttagtttgagaaacaacaataataacatccCCTTATTTCTTAACTATCTACAGTGTTACACGTACATATTATGAAACGtaagtaataatttgttaaaagttCCTGAATTCTTACAGTTCATTATgctcaaatttttattatgctgattatttataaaaaaaaaaaagtatgttacTACtacttactatttataaattaatgaatgcACATGTGATACAGCTATAGCTGAGAGTCAATGTTTAcaatttgtgttttaaaaatttaatttttattaactaaaacaataaattgaacatcaaaagtttaaattacacttttaaagtataatttggtaattatgtaaaaataacattgGTATAATTTCCATCTTTTTGGTTTTTCACCTTGACTAGAATTGATTGACCtcatactaattttaaaattgaagacttaatactaattataagaTATATCCACAGTAATTAGCAtccagttatatttatattagttatagagAACTCATACCcattttatttgaaacattCTAATAGAATGTAGAAGGATttatgttgaaatatttaaataggaagGTAGGTAAGTAATAATTTCTGTATATTAGTACCCACCTACCtaccacataaaataatattaacgatatGATAAGTATTATTAGAATGTACCAAATaggtattaaaacttaaaacagttttattctATTGCGTTTTGTTGTTTTAGGCacctaactaataactatacattatatctatatacttataCGAGTAAATGATTAATGATTTCACTGATCAGATTTTTAGTgtcttatcaaatatttttagattctgagtgataataacgtattaattttaaactaattttgatctctttatatataataggtacctaggcatttaattatattcgaGCTAATATACTCATCAATTGtccataaaaattaatcaatatcgaaaatacataagtacaatttttatagacataaaaaatgtaaatatatttttttgtaagagAAATTACAATCTttacaaaatgatataataataagcatatataaagagaatagaaaaaaaaattacaagattACTAAACTTGTTTAAGAAGTTACTCAGTAGTAACACTTgggagtatataatattttaaaaaattaattcagcagttttatttttaataaaaaataaattaactattaagtagtAGGTGCCTaggagtataaattaattattatatatccagGGTATCTAAAAAAATAGATGAGGCTGATTCACGTCTTTGCAgctcagaataatttattattgaattagaaTTTAACACAACCAT includes:
- the LOC132921243 gene encoding methyltransferase-like protein 17, mitochondrial is translated as MSSCCVAFFKRSYATKTKLTTIFNEDVRQMVLREEIKARKHPGRCSLNAKPFPDDLTNTVLKTIKAGGQLKNVMSDGQLLLNYLYSRHSPVEQRELMEKKQQNRVELEKKYYNENMSEEQQIKFERFINNRVERLVAQRTYNWRPIDYNNKHVCHQYLLSRIAPEYNVVKTIFSELQQRDPNFTPESLFDFGSGIGTVTLNAKNFWGNSLKEYYCVDTSSTMNDLAKLILQEGNPNNEDILPKGLFYRQFLPASPNLKFDLVVSAYTMFELPDIKTRFETLLNLWNKTKKYIVLIEIGTRAGFSLINEARDLLLEVSSHNNTKSHVFSPCPHEHSCPRYDSDDTPCNFEVSYFTPKIAQQSVIKREHFSYVIIKKGERPKTDEQWPRIVRPVLIRSKHSICRMCTSSGKLQEIIFTASKNGKIPYWCARSSKWGDRLPIVIKEENEVEEDEVKSEQN